The genomic window TTGCAGAAGCCGCCCGCCCCTGTAGAAGAAATAGCACGCGCCGATCTGGATGACATGATACAAGTCATTGTGATTGAAATGGCGGTGAAGCTTGATCTTGCGTATCTGAACGAATGCGGCGAGCAGCGAAATGAAGACTCCGCTCAGCAAGTACCGTGAGTCTCCGGCGCCTCTACGGAAAACGTAAGGCACATGAAACGCCGCGACACCCGCCATAGCGGATCCGTAGTCGATGATTACGTAGAGAAACTTGCCGCGGGATGCCATCCAACCGCAGTATGCCATCAGCTTTAGTAGCGTGCCCACGAGCAGTTTGCCCTTGAGCGGCTGCGACGTGGACGCTACCACCGTGCTCGCAAACATGCCTGCGCTCGTGAACCCGGTGGCCAGCGTCGTCCCTTTCCACAGCTTGCGCCGCAACGCAGGCGACTGGTCCCCCACGGCATGCGACGTGCCGCCAAGCACTGCCGCAACTGCTGCGGCAAGGAATCCTATGCCCCATGTGATCTGGGAGAACTGGCGCTGCGAGATCCCTTGCCGTAGCAGAGCGATACCCCACTTGGCATTGCACAATGCAAGCAGCAAGTCGGTCAAGACTGTCATCGGTTCATTGATCTTGATGGAGCATTACTCCTCGTTGGGCGTTAGTTCGCATAGCCGGACGCATCTTGAACCCAACGCCAATTGGGAAATCAGCACCGTAAACATTCACAGTGTCAAACGCAGCGCTCGTGCAGACGTAAGTATTGCCACGCCGTAACTCGACGATGACTACATGAAAGCGTGCCACGTGGTGAATGTCTTCGGACTACAATACGCTAGGAGTGTCCTCGCATACAACAGTCGACGGATTCTGCTGCCGCCTCCGACCCTAAACCACTGGTGAAAGGTGACAATACTTAGCCCATCGAGTCAGCAAACATCGCGGCGTAGTGGCGATGCCAGTCGCTTTGGAACCGCTCGCCCGGATCGTAACGCCGCTTCAGTTGGAGAAACTCCGGTAACTGTGGATAGCACTCCTCCACCTGCGCGCGGGTGGCGTGCTTGTGGTATGTCAGGTAGTAGCTGCCGCCGTACTGGATCGCGCGGTCGATCAGGCGGCGGAAGGCTGCCGCGGCGCTTGCCTGACCTTCCGGTGTGTGCGACACGTGTAGATTGAAGATGACGCAGGCAAAGCTCTCTCGCGCCCAGGCCAGAAAGCTCTCCTCATCACGTACCACAAGTCGGATGGTGCCATAGACGACTTGAGTCTTGTGTTGCCGGAAGTCCTCGCGAACGTCACGCATGAAAGCCGCCAGGGATTGGCGCGGCACATAGACTTCGGTGATGACTTCCGTTGCCGGGGCCGCAGCGCCGACGTATTGGTCGAGCATGCGGTGGTAGTTTTCCTCGTAGTAGCCGAGCTGATGCAGGTCCGACCAATATATCTGGCCGTTGGTTGCGAGGTAGTGCGTAACGTACTGCTCAAATGCCTGCGGCTTATTCACGTGGGCAAAGAGAATCAAGCGCCGCCAATCGTCAACGGAAAGCTCCCGCTGCTCATCTGATATTGGCGTATCCGGCGCGACCGGACGGTAGCAGGAAAACACACCTTTCGTCAGATAGCCTTCAGAAGAATCATCAATTGAGTATTGGAAGTCGCCGTAGAGGAAACCTTCCTCGATCCGTTGCGCAAATGCCGGCATGAGTTCATCAATATCGACTACAGTGACAGTGCGCTGGAGCTTCTGCCGCGGCAAAAGCCGCAGCGTTACGCTATATACCACGCCAAAAAGCCCGTATCCTCCAACTACCAGTCGAAAGAGCTCACTGTTTTCTGTGCGGCTGCAATTCAAGGCATTCCCGTTGGCATCAACCAGAACGAACGATTCAACGTCAGTGATTATCGGTCGCATGCGGAGACCCCGGCCGTGCACGTTAGCTGCCAGCGCACCGCCCATGCTCATCCGGTCTCCCCCGGTCTGCTTCTGAGCGATAGCCCATTGCGACGGATGCGCCGGCGCTGCTTGTCGAATGGCTGCGATGAGCTCCGGCCAGTAGATGCCCGCTTCTACTGTGATTAAGCCTGCATCGGCGTCGAAGTCTAGCACCCGATTCAGCGGCACCGTATCCATGAGGATTGTGTCGCTGCCGAACTGTTGCGCTCCCATAGCATGCCGTCCACCGGCAATAGAGAGCGACTTCCCTTCCCTCTGCGCAGTGGCGATGGCAGACTGGATTGCTTGCAGCGAATCAACAGGAACGACCCGATCAACGGTGGTGGGATTGAGTTGTGAGTGGATGTCGTTGACGTCGACGCCGGACATGTGTGCATGTGCTCCTTTTGCTAGCTGCCGCGCAAGACTGTGGGGGCGAAGTTTGGAATATCGGTAGCGATTGGAAAATACGGGCGCGGCGCCTTGTGATAGGTAAAGTGCCGCAGTGTCGGCGGTGTGGCGCCGGACGTATCCAGGACGAATTCGCCTTGCGCAAATTCACCATAGGTTTGGCTATAGTTCATCGGATTCTTGGCGACGATGAATTTTGCGCCTGCGATGTCCATGTCCAGTGCGCGGAATTGCTCGTCCCGCCACTCATACGTGCCATACGTCGTAATCAAGATTTGAGCACTGCCACACTCCAGTACCGCCGATGGCCCCATGGTCGCCCACTCGCCTGCCCAGATGCCGCCGGTATACTGAAACTTTCCATCACTTAAGGATCTGACGACACCGGAAATGATCTGCGGACTGCCCCACTGGGGATCGACCTTGTGCCCTAGCGTCACCGTAACCGTGCGGCCTTCACCGGCTTCATGACAGAGCGCGGCCGCTTCGGGGTCTACCACTGGAACAATGGCAAACCCTTCGCTGAGATTCTTAAGGACAGGGATAGTAGCCACGCTGTCTCCGGCAGCTCCGCCGCCGACGCAGTCAGCGCACTCGATCAGAATGACGGGTCCGCCTGGAATCTTGAGCCCCGCTTCAACCGCCTCCTCAGGAGCGAGCGTATCCGGCTCCAGGGCGAAGCGCTTCTCCCACATGAGGTCGGCAATCTGTAGAGCCAGGCCCACTGCCCGCGCTTCATCGCCGTCCGTAATCACCAGGCCGCCCCCACCTAGTTCCGGCACATCAATTGTCGCGTGGGCGTGGAACGCGCTGGTGGACAAGACTCCCGGTTGCTCTTCAAATGACTTTGCCAGGCGCATCACGTCGGCAAAGGGGCCGTCACCCACCGTGCTCGCATTGATGGCGCTGGTAAAAATTGGCACTTTGGCCATTGCCATGGCGGGACGAAATGCGCCGTCGAGTGTTCCAAGTAAGAGCCGCGCCCCACGCACACCGGTAGTAAACGGGTCAACGTGTGGATATGTCTCCCACGCCACGAGACCGTCGGCGTGACGCATCATCTGGGTTGTCACGTTGGCGTGCAGGTCAAGCGTCCCGACGATTGGCACGTCCGGCCCTACGATCTTCCGCGCGGCTGTGATGAGATCGCCCTCCACGTCATCGACTTCCGTCGAGACCGCTGCCCCGTGCAGCGCCAGCAGCACGCCGTCCACGGGCAGGGCATTGCTGAGATCTTCCAGCAGGTCTGTCTTGAGCCGGTCATAGCAATCGTGCGCAATCGGCCCACCGGGGTAGGCGCTCGCCACGACAAGCGGCACAATGTCGGCGTTCTGCTCCTGTAGCGTCTGCAACATGCCGCCAACAGCGCCGCCAGCGATTGACATAACTTCATTTCCGCGCGCGAGTTGGCTGCGGGCGAACTCGGCCCGCTCGATCAACTTACCGCCGAACTGGTTGCATTCGGTCAAGATCGAGCCTACGGCAACCCGATGCGATTGCTTCATAGTGGTTTCCTCTGTTCTCTCACAATTCCATTACATCCGCCAAAGCGGAAATGCTCGGCTGCTCCAAGTGAGGCACAGCAGGCACAAGTTGATTGATTACGTCAGGCCACTTTACCCCACTGCCGGTAATGACGCAGACGACAGTTTCACCGGCTTTGAAGTATCCTTCACCGTGGAGCCGCACAAGACTGGCGATAGTTGCGAGCGAGGCGCTCTCGAAGAAGTACCCGCGACTGGCCATGCGGCGGATTGCCAGGCGCAACTCATCTTCTGAAACCGCGGTTGCGGTACCGCCCGATGCGCGGAGAGCGCCCAGAGCGTGCATGCCACAGCGTCCCTCGATGATCGACGTTGCAAGTGAGTCGGGCTCGGGCTGTACTTCGACTTCAGTCCGATTGTGCGTAAGCGCATGGAGCAGCGGATGAGTCGCCTCAGTCTGACAGCCCACTATGCGCGGCAGGCGGGCAATGAGGCCCATTGCGTGCAAGTCGATCAAGCCGCGCCAGATGCCGTAGAGGCTATCTCCACCGCCAGTGGGCACCAGAATTGCGTCCGGGGCCGCGCCGAGCGCGCTAGCGACCTCATATCCGATTGTCTTGTACCCTGTCACGCCGTAGGGACTGGCGAGCGGGTTTGGATCGGACGATCCGACCGGCAGCCAGCCATGGTCTTCCACAAGCTGCCGCATCATCGTACCGATCTCCGGCTTTGGCATAGTCACTACTGACGCGCCGTGAATTTGCATGACCCGGCGCAACAGTTCGGATGAAGTAGGGTATCCAATGATCAACGCCCGCAATCCGGCAAGCGCCGCGTACGCCGCCACAGCTTGGCCGGCGTTGCCGGTGGAAGAAGCCACCACCTTGGAATAGCCAAGTTGGCGCGCCATGGAGATGTTTACCGCAGCGTGGCGGTCCTTGAACGACCACGTAGGATTCATGGTCTCGTTCTTGACGTACACGTTGAGGCCAAGCTCGTCGCTCAACTCAGCCAGGTGAGTCAGCGGCGTGCCGCCTTCGTCGAGGCTCAAGGGATGCTCTGCTACCGGGAGCATATCCCCATAGCGCCAGATATTGTGCTGCGGCCCCGCATCCCATGCCGCTTGAAAGTTGGCAGGAATGCCACCTGCTACGTTAACTCTAAAGTCTAGCGGGCCTTGCCGGCCCTCTTGAAAACAGCGGGGGCACCCGAACACATGTGCCCCAATGGCAAGTTGCTCATCGCAGCGCACGCACTGCAACCACTGAACGTCGGTACCAACTGCCGTCACTCGATTGCCCTTTCTTCACTCACCTCGCCGCAAATTTCACTTACAAGGATACTACCCTCGCGCCAAGCGCAGGAAGGATTCTCGACCATCGCGAAAGAGCTGCTGCATGCGCTGCCGGTGGGAAACCTCGTCAAATCGTGCCTCTTCCGTGATCCACTTGAGAGACCGCTCGATCTGCGCGACAAAGAACTGTGCCGACTCTCTGGAGGCGGGGGCTCTACTGCCGGTTTTAAGGTACACCGGGCTCGTATGGGCCCATTGGGCATGGCCGTAACTATCCCGGCTCTTCCCGGAGCAGCGCGCCGCGATCCAGCCGTCGTGCGGCGCGGCCAATGTCGCGCTCAAGACCCCTTCTCTGCTGCCGTTGGAGTCGCGCTCACCTGCTACCACGCTGCCATTCATGACAATCTCGACGCTTTCGATGGTTCGATGTGCCTGCCACCGCACCTCAACACGCACCTGTTTTGGATGTCTTGCGCGAAGGTCGAGACGAGTTCCCGGCGGCTGGTCTTCAACGGTAAGTTCCAGCACCGGCCCGTTCGTAATGAAGGATCGACCGTCCTTGAGCGTCTCCAGCCAGCCATCGTAGGAAAAGGACTGCTCCAGGTGTGTGTACACGCGGTTTGCCGAACAGATGAACCAGTCTGAGCCCGTGCTGGCCGGTAGCTTGAAGCCGCAATTCAATAAGTGATACCAAAGATCGTACTCGGTGTCGAGCCAATACGGGTCGAAGAGATTAAGCGCGTCTATCCGCTGCAGCGAGGCCGCAATGGGCGCTTCCATGCCCCAGCCATTATGGCACCAGATTACCACCCCGCCTTGTGCCTGGGCCGAATCGCACGCATCCATTAGTGGTGGGTAGTCGGGATCGGAGTCATCCACCAGCACACCGCGACTCAAGGGATCAACCTGCTCCTGCAGCCGCACGAGCATCACGTGGCCGTAGCCGGAGCTACTATCGCCGAGTATCTTGTTGTGTCGCGTCTCTTCCCCCACGTCCAGCACCCAGTGCGGTCTGGTTGGATGTTCCATACGTCCCACGGGGTAGCGATTGGTGGCGTACGCGAATTCTTGCTGTTGGAGCACGCTGATTACGGTAACGGTCAGGTCTTCGACTTCGGAGTCAAAGCGGAGGCGTTCCTCAGGCCGGGATTCGAATTCACGGTAGTGGATATGGGTGTTGCCCGGGTACCAGCCCTGGCTATCCAGCCGGATCCACCGCTGCAGCGGCAGCGAGAGGTTCACTGTGCCTTTCAGCGGCACCGAAACCGTCACGTGCAGGGGCGCATACTCCGTGCCGCGTTCTACGCGGACGTCCGCCTGGCCGCGAGGAAGGTCAACCGCAAACGATCCATCAGCATAGAAGTAGGGATTGGTTGTCCCAACGGTTGCAATTGAGCCTTCAGGGGCGTGAAAGAGTCCGCCGTTGCCTTGCACAGAGACTTTGGCTGCAAGTTTGTTGCCGCTCTGCCCATCTACGATTGTGCCTGCGATGGAGCCCATGTTCCCTGCAATTCGGTTCAATCCTGTCGGGCAACCTGATAGCTACTTCGGCCGGTAGCGCAAGTACTCATCGTGCGCCCTTCTTGCCGAAAGCAAGGTGAAAAGGACCGAAGCAGCATAGGCGAAACCGACTCGATACCTGAAGCTTGCTGTGCGCGCAGATTGGGGCTAGGCAGCCAAAACTGTCCGGTTGATATCGCGGTTTGTTGCCACCCAACAACCGCCGGGCTTAGCAAGCGCCCGGCGCAGCACAGTGTCAAGCATATCACAGTGGGGATCGCGGGCCGCGAGGTACGAGGGATGCGCGAGGAGGCTCAGAATCTGGCCGTTTTCGTACGCGTGATCAACCGCTATTGTTGCATGGTGAATGTACTCCCAGCGGTCCAAGTCCAACGAACGAAATGCAATGGCGTCGCTCAGACCCATCATTGGAATCTCGGGTAGGCCGCTGGGATAGCGATAAGGCTGGAGGGAATCGAGGCTCAGACGTACGGCGGCTTCCATTTCCGTGCGGGGAGGATGCCATGTGCGTTCCGTAGGACACTTGTAGTGCGCCGAGGCAAACTGAAACCCCTCCTCTTGGAGAAGTGCCTGCACTTCAGGGATGTCCTCCAAGCCGTTGGGAAATGCGCCGGGTGTGCGGAAGCCGCGCGTTTCAACACCCAGCCGCTCGAGGAGTCCCCTGCTGGTCTGCCTAATCTCGTGACGTAAGCACTCGAGGGGGGTGAGACTTCCGGCCCGCCAGGGCGCACGCCGATACGACTGATGCAGGTCTTCAACACGCTTCGCTTTTACGTTCACGTGCCGATACGTGTGATTGTCGAGGGCATGCCCCTCTGCTACCAACCGCTTGAGGTAGTCCACGTCTGGGTCTTCCAAGGCGCTGCCAACGATAAAGAACTGTAACTTGACGTCGTACTTCTTGGCGACATCGAGCATGGTGTGGACGTATTGCTTCACATGAGGATCGATGGCGCCGTAGTCAGCGTAATCGGATGTCCAGTAGGGAAAGTTATAGGACATCTCGATATCGAACGTCAGGCTCAGACAGAATTGTGCGCCGTTTGGATACATGAGACTTGGCCCCTTGTCTAACTCAGGCTGTTCTTGGTTGCTTTCCAGTCTACTGGAGCCACAAAACTGCTACCGGACCCGCAAGACCGCTACCGGGGCCTCAAGACCGCTACCGGACCCACAAGACCGCTACTGGGCCCACATGACTGTTCCGTTCGGCCTGAGCTTGTCGAAGGCTGAACGGAACAGGTTCATCTGAGGTCTTTCGCAAGCTTCCGGCAGCCGTTCATGTTTCGACCAGGGCTTCATGAAGCCCACTCGGCACGAACGGCTGCCGAGTCTCAGTCCAAGAAAGCGCGGAACTCGAAACTCTTGACTCTACGCCCGGTAGCGATCTGTCACCTTTGCCAGGATCGTTGCCATGTCCTCCACATCCCGGTCGGTATATTTATCCGTCCAATTCCAGCGAATGGTCGTGTCTACGTGCTCCTTGGCGATGGGCACCATGTCGGCGCTGTATTCGATGTCCCTGGCAAACTCGTTCATGGGATGGTCCCACGGCCAGTGGGATTCACCGGCCACGGTTGTCTTGGTGTGCAGGAACGTGTGGCTGTCGGGCACCAGTTGCCAGGGACCGGGCTCAGCTTTCAGACCCTCGGCCATGAGCGCGTCGGAGAGGTCCCACAAGCCGCAGGTAAAGGCATCGGGGTCCACGCGTAGGTAGTAGTACCAGTAGATGTGGTCGGCCCCCTCGGGGATGTAGGGCGGGATCAGACCGGGAATGTCTTCTTCAACCCGCTGGCTTAGTGCAGCGGTGGTCTCGCGCCGGCGTTGATTCTGCTCTTCCAGTATATGGAGCATGCCGAGCACAAATGCCGCTTCCAGTTCGCCAAAGCGCATGTTCAGGCCGAAGCGCACGTGCTTGCGCCCGTAGCGTTCCACTGGCACGCCGCCGCGCATAACGCCAAACAGGTGTACCCGGTCGGCGATGTCTTTGTTGTCGGTCAGCAGCGCGCCGCCGTGGCCGCCTGAGAGATGCTTCTCGGCGTCAAATGAGAACGCGCCCACGTCGCCCAGGGTGCCCGCGTTGCGGCCCTTATACTTTGCCAACGGCGCCTGGCACACGTCTTCAATCAAAAGGATGTTGTGCTTCTGGGCCAGCGCCACGATGTCGTCCATGGGGCAGAGCAGCCCGTACCAGTGAACGGCGATGATGGCCGCCGTACGTTCCGAGATGACCTTCTCGATTGTCTCGGCGGTGACGTTGCCGGTGCGGATGTCTACATCCGGGAAAATGGGAATCGCGCCTTGTGCCATAATGCCGGCAACCGAGCCAAGGTCGGTAATGGGGTTCACAATGACTTCCTTACCCGGCCCAATGTCCATCGCCGCAATGATGGTATGCAAGGTAGCGGTGCAGTTGGCGAGAGCGACACAGTATTTTGCGCCGTTCACTTCCGCGAATTCCTGCTCGAAGCGCGGCAAGTAGCCGGAAGACAAGCCCTTTTCCAGGACTTCGCGAATGTTGTCATAGGACTCTTGCGGCACGTCGCGGGGGAAGATTCCCGGCAGGGGGTCGTCCGCCGACCGGACCGGCGTGCCGCCTTCAATTGCGAGCCGCGTATCAACGGGGGTCTTAATTGCCATGGCTGCTGCTCCTTTTTGACCATACAGGTGACAGGCACCCACTACCGTGGCGCCTGTCACCACACTTGTCACTTAGATTTTCTGATGGCAGCTTAGCAGATGCAGCCGCCTTCTTGCAGCGCGATCGCGGAAACCTGTTGGGCCTCAGCTACGGCCTCCGCAACGGTCTTTTCGCCCGCTTCCATCTGTCCCCAAAGCTCTGACCATGCGCCGTTGATGTCGGACTGTTTTACCGCCTGGCGCAGAGGAATGCTGACATCGGCAATCGCCTTGTACGTCTCCACATTCTCGAAAGGATACTGCACGGCCGGCGTGTAGGTGCGGTTGGGCGGGAAGCGGCCGCCGCCCAGGTTCGCCCAGTCCGGCTGCACCTCTTCACTGATGAGGTACTTGTAGAAGTCCCACGTCGCATCGGGCTGCGGCGAACTCCTGGCGATCCAGAAGGCATTAATCAACAACGGTGTGCCGCGACCGCCGGGACCCAGTGGCACATTCGCCAGATCGACGTTGAATGGCGTTTGCCCCTCAACAATCTCTTGGTTGATGGTCCGCGTATACCAAGGTCCGGTCAGGACCATGCCGAGTTTCTGCTCGGTAAAGTTCGGTGCAACGTCGGTTTCCTTCCGGTTGAGCGGCGGGTGCACCTGATGCTTGATAACGTGGTCCAGCACGGTTTGCACGGCCTCGGCTGCTGCGGGGGAATCAATGGCCGGTGCGGTAAAGTCCTCATTCCACCAGCCGGCGCCCCATGACTTCAACGCGATCACGATGCTGGAATGGGCGTTTCCATTGAAACTCAGTCCCCAGCGTGTCACGTTCGCGCCCTCGCGGGTAGTCAGTTTCGTTGCCAACTCGGTCAGGGAATCCCAATTCAGGTTGCCCGCGGCATCCAGGTCGGCCGGAGACGTCAGTCCTTCGTTGGTCATGATATCGTCGTTGTACCAAATGGACCGGGCGCCCAGGAACCAGGCGATACCATACAAATTGCCGCCGATCCGCTCGAGGGCGCCTTCGTAGTACTCGGATAGATCGACGTCGGCATCCTTCGCGATGAAGGGGTCGAGCGGCTGGATGATGTCTGCCGTGGCGAACTGGCTGATGTAGCCGAACCAACCGTAGTACATGTCATATGAGATGCCGGCGGCGCTAGCCGCGACCGCTTTCACCGCCACGTCTGTCAGAGGCCACGTTACAATGTCGAGTTCAACCTGCACGTCCGGATTGCGCTCTACGTAGCGGTCGATGACCGCGCCATAGGTGTTGTCCCACACCTCCTGTTGTGTGGTGAAGTGCATGTACTTGATGACCGTCGGCTCCATGGCCTCCGGCGCCGCCGTGGGCTCCGGTTCCGGCTCCTCTTTCGTTTCGGGCGCATCAGCGGGAGCAGGCGCCACTTGGCCACAGGCAGCCAAAGCTGCGCCACCTACGCCCAGACTTGCCATGCCGACGAGAATCGATCGGCGGGAGAATCTACCCAGACCTTCCATACCTCTCTCCTTGCCTACCTACTTACAGTATTCCCAGCATAATATACCCCCCCCTCTAATCTGTCAATCTTTGCCAAGGAGCTTGTCTCGCAGAGGTGTTGCGGCTTGCCACATCTTTCGAGTAATCGGGTCAACCTGAACGAGTATCGCTTCTAGTTGGCTAGAACGGAGAACGGGAGTAATCGGATGGTGAAAGTGACCAAGTCAAGCGAAGATTTCGCCCGAAGGTATTTGCGGTTCATCCTGTAGGCACCGAGCACCATTCGGCTAATCCCGGGGCGCTGGATATCTTCGCAGAAGGTTCGATTTGCGGTATTCTGAAAGAGTGAAACGCGCCTCTCTTGCCCCCATCGTCTAGTGGACCAGGACGCAGGCCTTTCAAGCCTGTAACGAGGGCTCGATTCCCTCTGGGGGTGCCATCTCTCTAGTCAAACAGGGCAGGGTGTGAACACTATGCGACGGACCGTAACCGCAGCATTCGTTGCCTGGAAATTGGCCCCAAATTTGGGTAGAACCGGCTCTCCGTCAGGACTGCTATCGCAGCCTTGCGCCACAACGTCGTAGGCGGAGATACGCTTTTCTGTAACGTGGCGCAAGGCGGCCAAACTAGTGAACTGTGGCTGGCGCGGGGCAAACGGGCTGCGCCCTATGTGCCGTTCGCCCTGCGCTCAGTCGGAGACCAGTCGTGACTCACACTGCGCTGATTTAGCAGATACAGCCGCCCTCTTGCAACGCGTTATCGGCAACTTGGTGGATCTCGGCTAGAGATTCAGCAACCGTTTTCTGGCCCTCTTCCAATTGGCCCCAAAGTTCGCTCCACGCGCCGTTGACATCCGATTGCTTCACCACCTGCCGCAATGGGACTCCAACTTCCGCGATCGCCTGATAGGTCTCCACACTCTCGAAGGGATACTGCACGACTGGGGCGTAGGTGCGGTTTGCTGGGAAACGGCCGCCGCCCAGGTTGGCCCAGTCCGGCTGCACTTCCTCGCTGATGAGGTACTTATAGAAATCCCAGGTAGTGTCGGGATCCGGCGAGGTGCTGGCAATCCAAAACGCGTTGAGGAGCATGGGCGTGCCGCGGCCGCCAGGGCCGACCGGCACTGAAGCCAGCTCGACGTTGAACGGCGTTTCGCCTTCGTAGATTTGCTGATTGATGGAACGCGTATACCAGGGCCCATTTAGGACCATTGCGAGTTTCTGCTCATTGAACGATGGCGCAACGTCGGTCTCTTTGCGATTAATGGGGGGATGCACCTGGTGCTTGACGACGAGGTCCAGCACTGCCTGCACTGCGTCCCCGGCACTGGCCGAGTTGATTGCCGCGGCACTGAATGCTTCGTTCCACCAGTCCGCGCCCCAAGACTTGAGCGCAATGAGGATGCGGTCGGTGCGATTGCCGCCAAAAGCGATGCCCCATTGGGAGACGTTTGCCCCTTCGTGGGTCGTCAATTTCGTGGAGAGTTCCGCCAGCGCGTCCCAGGTGAACTTCCCTTCGGCATCCAACTTGCTTGGCGAATCGACACCTGCGTTCGTCATGAGGTCGGCGTTGTACCAAATCGTGCGGGCCCCCATGAACCACGCAATGCCGTAGAGCCTGCCGTTGATCCGCTCCAAGGCAAAGTCGTAATACTCCGATAGATCGAAAGCGGCATCTTTCGAGACAAGAGCATCGAGCGGCTGAATGATTTCGGCGGTGGCAAACTGGCTGATATAGCCAAACCAGCCGTAGTACATGTCGTACGGAATCCCCGCCGCGTGGGATGACACGGCTTTCTCGGCCATGTTCGTCAGCGCGCCCGAA from Chloroflexota bacterium includes these protein-coding regions:
- a CDS encoding extracellular solute-binding protein — its product is MDAVRKLSRRSIMTGMASLGFGAAALAACGQVATAPADAPQPEEEAQPEATAAPEAMEPNVIKYMHYTTQQQVWDDTYGAVISRYEERNPDVKVELDLISGALTNMAEKAVSSHAAGIPYDMYYGWFGYISQFATAEIIQPLDALVSKDAAFDLSEYYDFALERINGRLYGIAWFMGARTIWYNADLMTNAGVDSPSKLDAEGKFTWDALAELSTKLTTHEGANVSQWGIAFGGNRTDRILIALKSWGADWWNEAFSAAAINSASAGDAVQAVLDLVVKHQVHPPINRKETDVAPSFNEQKLAMVLNGPWYTRSINQQIYEGETPFNVELASVPVGPGGRGTPMLLNAFWIASTSPDPDTTWDFYKYLISEEVQPDWANLGGGRFPANRTYAPVVQYPFESVETYQAIAEVGVPLRQVVKQSDVNGAWSELWGQLEEGQKTVAESLAEIHQVADNALQEGGCIC